A part of Entelurus aequoreus isolate RoL-2023_Sb linkage group LG10, RoL_Eaeq_v1.1, whole genome shotgun sequence genomic DNA contains:
- the LOC133659343 gene encoding uncharacterized protein LOC133659343 isoform X1, translating into MERTQRENIFAGLWYGDSKPSMVTFLRPLSDTLSKLADDGIIVQPAELTSEPFVCKVLTIAGTCDLPAKALVLNSVQYNGKFGCHKCKQPGKTVKTGERGHAHVFPFQHRDPKGPLRTNEKFVLDMKIANETKTIVKGVKGPCCLSKLKMYNLIKGTAVDYMHSVLLGVMRLLMVLWFSTEFSRQPFSMAKNTKEIDRRFQEVCPPSSTRYPRSVASHRMFFKASEYRDILLFYGPVIFRGILATMYYNHFLLLSEAIFILLMESISVEQIHHAEKLLWNFCSQMATLYGERYETANVQLLVHLADSVRDLGPLWTHSCFHFEDKNGYLLRLIHGTQNIPMQMVNAVKLVQSIPVISQTIKPGNVIAEFYRHMTKDDSFCQENKDLSRIKLYGASSERLLDTVHLSALQIHAGHCINSGTVSIFHRAQVKRNYLTSKHYGKGNRRNNFTGFFFK; encoded by the coding sequence ATGGAACGCACACAAAGAGAGAATATATTTGCTGGACTTTGGTATGGGGATTCAAAACCATCCATGGTTACATTTTTGAGACCACTAAGTGACACACTGAGTAAGCTTGCAGACGATGGAATTATTGTGCAACCTGCAGAGTTGACATCGGAACCTTTTGTGTGTAAAGTGCTCACCATTGCTGGAACATGCGACTTGCCTGCTAAAGCATTAGTCCTTAATTCAGTGCAATACAATGGGAAATTTGGATGTCATAAATGCAAACAGCCAGGAAAGACTGTGAAAACCGGGGAAAGAGGACACGCCCATGTATTTCCATTCCAACATAGAGATCCAAAGGGGCCACTGCGCACCAATGAAAAGTTTGTACTGGATATGAAAATCGCAAATGAAACCAAAACCATTGTCAAAGGGGTAAAGGGTCCCTGTTGCCTGAGCAAACTTAAAATGTATAACCTTATCAAAGGCACTGCCGTAGATTACATGCACTCAGTCCTCCTCGGAGTAATGCGCCTTTtgatggtgttgtggttttctacAGAGTTTTCTCGTCAGCCCTTCAGCATGGCAAAGAATACCAAAGAAATTGACAGGCGATTTCAGGAAGTCTGTCCTCCATCCTCAACTAGATATCCTCGATCAGTGGCATCTCACAGAATGTTTTTTAAAGCATCAGAATACCGGGATATTTTGCTGTTCTATGGACCAGTTATCTTCCGTGGAATTCTTGCAACAATGTACTACAACCACTTCCTCCTACTAAGTGAAGCCATTTTCATTTTGTTGATGGAATCTATATCGGTTGAACAAATCCATCATGCTGAAAAACTATTGTGGAATTTTTGTTCTCAAATGGCTACACTCTATGGTGAGCGGTACGAAACTGCAAATGTACAACTTCTCGTGCACCTGGCAGACAGTGTCAGGGACCTTGGTCCATTATGGACTCATTCATGTTTCCACTTTGAAGACAAAAATGGATATTTGTTAAGGCTCATACATGGTACTCAAAATATACCTATGCAGATGGTAAATGCAGTCAAACTTGTGCAGTCTATTCCTGTTATTTCAcaaactattaaaccagggaatgTCATAGCTGAATTTTACAGACATATGACTAAAGATGATAGTTTCTGTCAGGAAAACAAAGATTTGTCTAGGATTAAACTATATGGAGCATCTAGTGAACGTCTATTGGACACAGTTCACCTCTCTGCATTGCAAATACATGCTGGTCACTGCATCAATTCTGGAACAGTAAGCATCTTTCACAGGGCACAAGTTAAGAGAAATTATCTCACATCAAAACACTATGGTAAAGGTAATAGAAGAAACAattttacaggtttttttttcaaatga
- the LOC133659343 gene encoding uncharacterized protein LOC133659343 isoform X3 — MTKRKPGKRWRRTGKEVDSNKQSRRTVQLSSRPAATNVNVETDEQCLRGSSRGTLQVAVPPEGAQNTALQMEHIQPPGVHAGCTTLEHQASPYLPAQENISTFDSIKDNGKPFSRSALIDPPDGLTTELHVDAEVFSSALQHGKEYQRN; from the exons ATGACAAAACGAAAACCTGGAAAACGATGGAGAAGAACTGGTAAAGAAGTCGACTCAAATAAACAATCAAGAAGGACTGTACAATTG TCATCCCGTCCTGCAGCCACCAATGTGAATGTGGAGACTGATGAGCAATGTCTAA GAGGTAGCAGCAGGGGAACACTGCAGGTTGCAGTGCCTCCTGAAGGAGCCCAAAACACTGCTCTTCAAATGGAACACATCCAACCTCCAGGTGTCCATGCAGGATGTACCACTCTGGAACATCAAGCCTCTCCCTACCTGCCAG CACAAGAAAATATTTCTACTTTTGACTCTATCAAAGACAATGGAAAACCATTTTCCAGATCAGCCCTCATAGATCCTCCTGATGGCCTAACAACTGAACTACATGTCGATGCTGA AGTTTTCTCGTCAGCCCTTCAGCATGGCAAAGAATACCAAAGAAATTGA
- the LOC133659343 gene encoding uncharacterized protein LOC133659343 isoform X2 produces MTKRKPGKRWRRTGKEVDSNKQSRRTVQLSSRPAATNVNVETDEQCLRGSSRGTLQVAVPPEGAQNTALQMEHIQPPGVHAGCTTLEHQASPYLPAQENISTFDSIKDNGKPFSRSALIDPPDGLTTELHVDAEYDPSQSFEESLPDMGDWMYNDGHTFNEGFIDSLSEVCAEESNFKDTTDKPIYDNASVTVAECLLIIMGYVNCHKVTDKALSDLLKMFKLLCPDSLNTDCLKCAEVQKLFFIPLCIIAYFIT; encoded by the exons ATGACAAAACGAAAACCTGGAAAACGATGGAGAAGAACTGGTAAAGAAGTCGACTCAAATAAACAATCAAGAAGGACTGTACAATTG TCATCCCGTCCTGCAGCCACCAATGTGAATGTGGAGACTGATGAGCAATGTCTAA GAGGTAGCAGCAGGGGAACACTGCAGGTTGCAGTGCCTCCTGAAGGAGCCCAAAACACTGCTCTTCAAATGGAACACATCCAACCTCCAGGTGTCCATGCAGGATGTACCACTCTGGAACATCAAGCCTCTCCCTACCTGCCAG CACAAGAAAATATTTCTACTTTTGACTCTATCAAAGACAATGGAAAACCATTTTCCAGATCAGCCCTCATAGATCCTCCTGATGGCCTAACAACTGAACTACATGTCGATGCTGAGTATGATCCATCTCAATCATTTGAGGAATCACTCCCTGATATGGGGGATTGGATGTACAATGACGGACATACGTTTAATGAAGGATTTATAGATAGTTTGAGTGAGGTGTGTGCAGAAGAGTCAAatttcaaggacacaacagacaaacCAATATATGACAATGCATCAGTAACCGTGGCAGAGTGCCTTCTGATCATCATGGGTTATGTAAACTGTCATAAAGTCACTGATAAGGCCCTAAGCGATTTGCTGAAAATGTTCAAGTTGCTTTGTCCCGATAGTCTGAATACAGACTGCTTAAAGTGTGCAGAagttcaaaaacttttttttatcccGCTCTGCATCATCGCCTATTTTATTACATAA
- the LOC133659343 gene encoding uncharacterized protein LOC133659343 isoform X4, translating into MTKRKPGKRWRRTGKEVDSNKQSRRTVQLSSRPAATNVNVETDEQCLRGSSRGTLQVAVPPEGAQNTALQMEHIQPPGVHAGCTTLEHQASPYLPAQENISTFDSIKDNGKPFSRSALIDPPDGLTTELHVDAESLALPPVSLV; encoded by the exons ATGACAAAACGAAAACCTGGAAAACGATGGAGAAGAACTGGTAAAGAAGTCGACTCAAATAAACAATCAAGAAGGACTGTACAATTG TCATCCCGTCCTGCAGCCACCAATGTGAATGTGGAGACTGATGAGCAATGTCTAA GAGGTAGCAGCAGGGGAACACTGCAGGTTGCAGTGCCTCCTGAAGGAGCCCAAAACACTGCTCTTCAAATGGAACACATCCAACCTCCAGGTGTCCATGCAGGATGTACCACTCTGGAACATCAAGCCTCTCCCTACCTGCCAG CACAAGAAAATATTTCTACTTTTGACTCTATCAAAGACAATGGAAAACCATTTTCCAGATCAGCCCTCATAGATCCTCCTGATGGCCTAACAACTGAACTACATGTCGATGCTGA